The DNA window GCAGAAGCAAGATTCTAAATGAATGGCAGATGCCGATGGCCCTTTTacacagaaacataaaatacCTTGGTCAAAGCATTATTCCAAAGTGGAATGTCAAGAACTAATTCTCTGGTTCCTTCCATTCCTCACCCACCACCCTTTGAGTCCAACACCTCATTTTCTCTTGTATCTGACAGCAGGTTTGTCTGCTGCTTtatctcatgcccttttagctTGTATCTCTGAGCACAATAGTCCATACCATCAATACAGTTATCTGTGACCTACCTGTGTTTGATGCAAAGCCTCTGGAGTGGTGTCTAACTTCCACATAAAGCAGTCCATAGCTGTTTATTTTAGCCTGGTGTCTTCTTGCAgctatattttctcttttctctgacATCGGGTCACTTTATCTGGAATCCAGGTTTAATTCTGCTGGGGGTGACATTCAGtggatttctgttttcttaagaATATCATTTATATAAACTCTGTGCAATTAAAGCTCCATTGTCCCAGACAAGGAAGCTGAGTGAACCAGTCTAGGGGCTTGTGTCCAAACCTGCAGGAATGTTGTTTCCAGCAAATGATTGGGTGGTTTGATCTCATTAATTGGGCAGATATGAATGCCAGATTGTAACATTACAGATATGAATAGTGCATATGCTGCTGCCTAATGTCTCTGTCCAGCTTCAGGTACTCTGCATCTCTGATTTGGGCATGATATTTTCTATATCTCTAAAAGcttatttctttcctccttccagcagcacctgtgcAAAAGTTCAGCAGTGTTAGGGCTTCATGGGCCTAAATTTGTCCAAGAAAAGGATGCAGTCCTACAGTGTGCTGGGTCTGGCTGAGGTGGAGTTAGCTTTCTTCACAGCAACCCTTATGTTGGTGTGTGGTTTGGGTCCAGAATGATGCTGATAGCACACTGATGGTTTGGGAGGTGAGGGATGGGCTGGGGTTTGTGGACTTGGCTTTCTTCCCCTTCACTAGGCATATAAAGTTTCTCTGCTGAACACCAGCCTCTACCAATGCAAATTCTTGGTTAGCAGGATACAGTGGAAGCAAACTCAGCACTGTCATCCTTATTAGTTGAATGATAGCATTAGAGTCACTGCTGGCCATGTACTCAGTGTTGTTAATCATTAGAGCAGCATTCAGAGGACTAATCTGCATACATGCCCTATGATATATAAAAGCAGAACGATTTTGAAATTACTACCTTTGctttcatatttaaaatgttatgcATGTGATAAAAATACAACAGACACTTGTCTGCATTTGTACCGTGTTGGGTGGTACCACTCTGTACACTTTGTAAGGGCCATTCTGGGGGCTAGGTCCGAAGAAGCAGAGTGGTCCTGCTTTTTTCTTACCCTTTGCATTTGGTGTTTTCACCAGTGGAAAGCCCAACACAGCTCTGCCAATGCCCTGGGATGGGAGAGAGAAGTACAGTCTGGGAAAGAGGCAGTGGGGAAAGTCTTTCCCACCCATGTGCTAGCAGGGCTTTGGGATTCAGACATTAACACCGACAGTGGTGACTGCAGCTCCtagttttgcttgttttgatgAGCTGATTATGTTGATAACCTCAGACAACGAGCATGAGCAGGTGCAGGAGTTTGTCCTTTCTGTAAAAGCAGTACTGACTGTCAGAGTGTCACACTAAGCATCCCTGAAACCTGGCAATATGGGGACTCTACCCTCAGCCTGACACTACCACTGGTGTTGGGAAAATAAGAGTTACAGCTGCTGAGCCCCTGGCAACCATTCACTGAACCAGTTGTGTCTGCTGAGCTGGGAATTAACCCCATTGAACAATAAATAGGGTGGGATTTTTATGCTAAAAATCACAGATCTTCAAGTTTCAAGGATAAGAAAAGACAGTAAGGTTTGAAGTGCCTGTAAGCAGGACATGGATGAGCTCTAGAGGTGTGATGGCTGCTGGATCATAAATGGCTGGGTGAGTAGAAGGTGCCACCCATTTCTGTGGCTGGATTTTACAGGCTGCCGTCTGCCTAAAGCACGAGATTCCTTGGAAACTGAAAGCAACCCCCACTTTGCAGTACTGACTCCATTTCTCTGCAGCCAAGTGGGAGGCacatcctcttctccctgggctggggatAGGGAGAGGAACAGCTTGGCCACAGCCCAAACACCACGGTTGTGCTTTCTGCTCCAGATTCCCTAGTGCCATCTGGCTTCCCAGCCTGACCCTGCCTGCTTGATGCCAGAGGAAATTAAAGATTCACAAAAAGTTCACAGTAACTATAAGCTAACTAATTAACCTTGGAAACATGACAGTGGGGTGCTGGAGCAATGGAACTGTGAAGAGACCCCTGGAAGAGAATGCTATGAATCCTTATGTCCTTGACAAGTAATGGTTCAAATAGATTCAAGCAGATTCAAACTGCAACAGAGGTTTAACAAAATAAGGTTTAACAATAACTTAGCAACAGGTGACAGGATGTAAAGACAACTTCAAGTTACCTTAGATgattataattttaaagaacACATCCCCAGGGGAATTTGTATGTGGAAATGAGAGGATAATGAACTGGGCTGAGATCAGCACATGCACATTAAAACTTCTGTTACACAAACATGAGTGACCAATCTCCTGTTTCTGTATGATTCTTTTTTGGTTACCTTTTTGTAAAAGGACTCTGCTTGTTTTTCAAAAGGTTGGGAAAAGCCTGGCACCCTATTCTTCAGATTTGTAATAAAAATCTTGCCTCGATTCAATGTGTTGATTGGCTCTTGCACACCAGAATTCTCCTCTTTAGGGATAATATCCTGAGGAGCTTCACCCCATATTAGAAAATATGTCTCTTCATGCAATAGAAATTATGATTGAGAGGATTCATTTCCTTTGgcataataaaacaaaaccatgggagaggaaaaagaaataaaccaagTCCTCGTCCTCTTGCCCACATGTAGGGAGGTGTCAGCAATAACTTCAAAATTAAACAGCACATTTTTCATAGCTCTTCCATTTTCAGACCAAAATAAATAGGTTTCTGGAACTTTTTTTGCTTCAATTGTTAGAAACTGCTGAGTTGTAGCGTAGATGTTTATAGCCCTGTTAGAGATGTCAAAACTTCATGAGGGATTATTGTGTTCATCTTACAAGGACTTGGCAAATCATGCAAGGGGAAAATAGAAGATAATTTTCCAAAACAGTAAAAGTAACACCATAGGATGGAAGAATAGAAAAGCATGTCACAGAGAGAGCATGGTGACGTGCTTGAGGGAAGATGTCATTGCTTTGTCTGGTCAGGGATTGCCCTGGGCTGCTGACACCTGGCTTGGTCGCAGAAAAAATTGACCCACTGTGCCCCAAAACTGGACCAACCAAATAAGATTAGGGTGCCTCCATGGAAATGTGTTTAAGAAAGGGCAGGGAACACTGAAAAGGGAGAGATAAGTCCAGGGCAGGTACAATATCCAACGGGATGATGAGCAGTGGAAGAGCCcatgcaggagcagctgagtaGGACAAAAGGAGCAGCAAGAGCAAGGGACCCCCAAGCACCAACCCCAGCTTCTGCACCACCCATGGTCTCACCAAAGGGTCTGGTTGTAACCTGCAGCATGGGGTGGGGAAACAGGACAGGGGGAGGTGAGGCAGAATGACAGAATGTCTGATTATATATCAAGGGATGGAGCATGTTCATGCAATGTCTCAGAGGAgaagggggaagaggagaagtCTCCTagggaatcatagaatgttttggattggaagagactttaatggtcatctagttccaacctctCTGCCTGggccttccactagaccaagtagctcaaagccccatccagcatggccttgaactcttccagggatggggcacccccAGCTGCTTTGCAGATTTCTATGACTGCTCTTTCTTTACTGTGTGGTAAAAAGGTAGGGGAGGCAAGTGGGGAGAGATTTCAGTGAAGTCATTTGAGGCCTCCCTCAGCAGCAGTGGGACACAACCTCACCAAGACCAGTCAGCCTCTCTGTTTGCAGCCAGCACTTTCCTTCTGCCCTGGGGTATCAGCCTGGTTTTTCCTGAAATGCTGCATATTTTCCCCTCACACCTGTTTCTTCCCTCCTCTAAACCATCCCAAACAGTATGAGGTTTTTTCTGCCCTCAGCATCCAGCAGCAGTTTCTCAAGCCCCTTAGCCCTTATTTTGCATGTGTGCCCTGGACTTAACCAGAACATTCCTGCCAGAGGTTAACCCCAGGCATTACATGGATAATCCGTGAAAGCTTTTTGCCTCCAGTTCCAAGTAACCATGACTATAACAAGTCCAGAGGTGCTGTCTGGAGCTCCACCCTGGCTCTTCTGCCCCTTATCTCTCTACCAGGCAGTCAGGGCTCAGAGACAGGACAGAAATCCCAGCTGCAAGCCAAGAGGGTTAAGAAAGTGAAATGCCTGTGCTCGTggtctggctgtgctgcactgtTTATCTCCAGTGCTAAAATGAAGTGGCTTTGCAGGCCACTGTGACCATGGGGATGCTGTGCCACGCTGCTATCACCATCCCTGCTGTCATTTTGGGCTGGCAAAGCCTCCCACCCTTGTGGCAGCTgggagctccagggctgggagcagctgtggggcagctgcagctgtggagCCCTTGTTAAACCAGGGGGTTGTGGGGAAAGCAGTGACCATGGCAAGAAGGCAGGACTGGAGAGAGTTGCTGGAGCTAGAAACAGAATCTTCGACTGAAAGACCAGAGTGCCAGGGAAAGGGGATGGCAAGGCACCGCAGtgccctcagcacagcaggactCTTGggagaaaaccaggaaaattaGTGCTTGGGCAAGGATCACCTTCAGGAAAGTGGAGCCAAGCACTGGCTTTGGCAGGAGTGAGAGGGAAAGAGGAttgatctctttttttcccccactgaaaactgcctttttttccttctctcctcagACAGTGAGACCTTTGCTTTGGCACCTGACCTGCAACTACAGGGCTAGTCCTCCTCCTCATGtggttggtttctttcctgATTAAAAGTGATTAGGTAGCTCTAAAACCTGCAGAAATGTGACTGAGGGGAACAGAGACAAAGAGACCCTTCAAGATCTCTTAAATCCCCAGGGCAGTATTTAGAGAGCCCTGAGGAGAGAACTGGAGCAGAAAGACCTGCCAGGACCTTCCTGtccttctccctcctgctgcaccGTCTGTTGCCAACATCTCCTGCACCATGTCGCTCTCTGAAGCAGAGGTGCAAAGTGCCCGTGGTGCCTGGGAGAAGATATTTGTGGATGCTGAAGACAATGGGACAGCTGTGCTGGTCAGGTAAGGAAAGAGCCCAGCCAATTGCTGCCCTGGAAGGGTGAAGGAGGAACAGCAATGATGGAGTTACTGCTGAGGAGCATGTCTTGATGTTTTTCATGCAGCCCTTGCTAGGAAGAGGAGCAATCCatacaaggaaaaataaaaagaaaggggTAAGGGGCTAGGAAAAGAAGAGACAAGAACAATATCTTCACCCATGtaaggtaaaaaaaagaaagtagtaTGAAAAAGAATGGGAACAAAACATGGGCGTTGTTTCCCTCTTCCTCTTTACCTCTGAactattttaatgcttttttaaaaaactcagTGTTTCACTTCTAATTATCCTTCAGCCTCAGCCCATCTGTTCCATTGTATTATACCCTTTCTGTAGACTTGCCTCTCTTAGTTTCCATCCTGTTTCCCACTCTTCTGTTCACCTTTCACATATTCCACTCTCATCTGGGACTTACATCACCTCCATAAGCATGGATCAGTTCAAATACTATTTCTGGTTATCAGAACTTTACCCTTCCCTCCAGCTTTCTTATAtatcacaccctgtgcctggaTCACCTTCACAAAACATTACATGCTGCTCTTTTCTTCTGTAGGCTCCATAACCTGAGCACAGTTAGGGTCAGAAATGCAGCCATAAGATGTTAGTAGCATCCAGTAGCTTGCCTCCCTGGGGTAATTTACTCTAGAAGGTTTTCCTGTAGTGTCCTACAGCCCCAGACCTGCCTATAGAGAAGttcagggcttcccagcacaaGAGAGACATGGCTATACTGGGAAAAGTCCAACAAAGGGCCAGGAAGATGATGTGGGTACTGTAGTGTATCTCTCCAATaaggaaaggcagagaaggCTATGACTGTTCAgattcaagaagaaaaagctcaGGGGAATCTTACCAGTGTGTACATAAAAACATGAAGAGAGAGTGCAAAGAAGGCAGAGCCAGGCTTATCTCAGTGGTGCCATGAGACAGGACCAGAGTCAGTGGAcccaaactgaaacacaggaggttccattgaacatcaggaaacactttttaCTTCCGAGTGCAACTGAGCACTGGCAGAAGTTGCCCAAAGAAGTTATTAATTCTCCATACATGGAGATACTCAAAAGCCATCTCGTCGTGATCCTGGCCAACTGGCTTGGCCAGTGGTGTTGAcccagatgacctccagagatTCCTTCAAGCCCAACCATTTTATGACCGTGAAATGCAATGTGGAATTTGTTATGGATATTTCAGGTGGATAACCAGTTCACCCAATGGAGTAAACTGCTTTTTTTAGGAGTTTGACCAAGATGGCTGTTATTGATCAAAGGTAATTTCAAACACACTGAATTGTGTTACTTTTGAATAAATGGAATGAGCTGTACCCCATACTCAAACAACAATCCATCACAGGTAGTAAGAAAGCTTTGCAGTGGACTATAGGAAAGGGTTAATTAACACAACAAATAGCAGGGTTTCACTATGAAAACACCCATCAGTATCACATTGGTCATATCTGCTGTCCAGAACATCTTTGGAAATGTCAAACTGTCACAGTCATCCCATGTGAATGTGTTCCCGCTTCTCTGTGAAAGTAACACAGAGATAACGCTGAGAAAATATTAACTTTAGAAGGAGTGGAATAAGTTCATTTTAGGTTTTAAGGTGGAATGAGCAAAGGAAATACCCTGGGGAGAGGCAAGGGAGAGAGGACTGGCTGCTATGTGCATGGGGGTTATGCACAGGTGCAAAAGGCAAAGGAGAAACAAGGAATGCAGAAGTGTCTGTTCTAataaagagaaggggaaaagggacaTCAATACATAAGCCAAGGCCCAGAATATGTGGCCATGTCTGCACTGATACCTTGGTCCACAAGTCAGGACATCTCTCATTTCTCAACAGGATGTTTACCGAGCACCCAGACACCAAGTCCTACTTCACACATTTCAAAGGCATGGACTCTGCCGAAGAGATGAAACAGTCAGATCAAGTCAGGGGCCATGGCAAGAAGGTTTTCAGTGCCATCAATGACATGGTGCAACACCTGGACAACTCTGAGGCTTTTCTTGGGATAGTGACCCCACTTGGCAAGAAGCATGCCACCCAGCTGAAGATTGACCCCAAAAACTTTAGGGTGAGTGAGCAGCCCTTTTCCCAATTGATGTAATTGTGAGGAGGGTGTGTTTTCCCCTTTGAAGGGTAGAACTGAGGAACATAGGCTTTGTATGTagaaatatgtatatatatatatatccctCAGAGAATGGAGGTGGTGGAAGGTGAGATGGTTGATGGTAGAAGGCAGGAGTGAGAGATGTGGCGTGGGTGGGGAAGGGCTGTGCAGCAGATGAGGTGCAGGCAGGTGATGTGGTGCTCAGTGGGAGCTGCACAGCTGCCCATGAGCTGTAGAGTGTTTTCTTGGTGCAATGTGATTCCCACACCTGCCATTTAATAAcaacacacagaaaagcagTTTAACGCTGGACTTCAGTCCCTGATGTATTTTTTATCTTGTAACAGGAGCTGTGTTCTTCTAGGACAACTAAACTAGCGGTTATTGAGCAACAATGACAACAGCATTGTCATCATTAAACAACTCAAATAATAAATACAGGATCAAATTACTTACCCAGATCCACCTAAGGTCACTGGCAGAGTGCATTTATAACTATTTTTCTGCCTTACACAACAAAAAGAGGCACCTTCTGGCAAAGATTACTTCCAAATGAAGGTGATTTCAAAAGCAGTGGGCCCAGTTTCAATGAGTGGGAAAATAAGtgatttttgtctgaaaatgctttttcagggtaaagacacacacaaaacaataaatgctgcagaggaaaggagTTGGCATTTTGAAGTATGCCACCTACCTAGTGACTGCAAGAACTCTGCTAGAGAGTGCTGGATAGCTAATGAGCAGGAAAGATCAGGGAAAAACTTACCCTCCACGCTGTGTATTCCACAGGTGTCCAGCAAGGGGCTCATCGTGGCCTCTACTTATTTGGGACAGTCCCCTGCCTCGAGAGGGATTGCAGTGGATGGATGAAGCACATCAGTCCTATACAGCCATCCTTGAGTGATAGGTGCAATCAACACTAATTAGATACAGGGTAGTTAAAAACACCAGCAGCAGTTTTTTGTGAATTCTATAATGCACTTTATTTTCCGTGCCCTGTTACAAGCTCTGCACGTCATGTGCTGTGAATTGTTCTTGTACCCCTTTCTGCCCTCCAAGAATCCCAACTAAAGATATGCAAGTTCTTATTGCCTCTAATGTGGAATAAAGTTCACATTGGTTgattcttcccttctccttgttTAGATTATCTGTGACATTATCTTACAATTGATGGAGGAGAAATTTGGCGGGGACTGCAAAGCTTCCTTTGAGAAGGTGACCAATGAAATCTGTACCCACCTGAACAATATCTACAAAGAGGAGGGCTGGTGAGGATGTGCACCCTCCAGACTCTTCAAACAACTTGCCAGCACTGATTTGATGCTTTTGAGCCCCCAGCCACCGctggaaaaatttaaatttaaaaataaaaaaggcaagaaaaaaggCTTATACAATATAGATATCAATGTCAATAATTTCCTTAGCAAACTGAGTTTCTACAGCTAAACAAAACCCACAGATACATCAAAGTCAACCAACAAATCCTGATGTGCTTTGCAGTTTCAGGTGGATTCCTCTGGCTACTGTCCTTGAAGACTACATTTTAAGATTTTGACTTTAAGCTTTCTATTCCTAAAAGAAAGACTTGCTCCtttcagcagcaccagcagttCATTGGCTCACCTACCACCTCTCCATCCTTATGAATGATGGGAAGGACACCATTTTGAATCATCTCCAGAATCTTGGTAGAAGTCATTATTTAAGAGCCATGAGTATTGCTTTTTGTTTGAACTTAAACAAGGGGGAAGTAGCATATGGGAATGACCAACATCTGGAGAGACATGAGGAAAGTCCTATCTTGCATGAGCCAGGAGAGTCACCCAACCTTGGTTTCTGAGAGCAGCTTTCAGCACAAAGGATGACAACACTGAGTGTGGTCAGCACTGGAcccctctgggcagggatgaatGTCTCCAGGGTGTGGATTGCACCATGTCACTCCTAGAAAATTACTTGGGTTGCATTCCCACAAGAAGCAAGAGCGGAGCTCACTGGCTCTTGTGCACTCAAAATGCACCCAGCTAATGGAGACCACTGCCTCACTGCATGGGGAACACAGTCTGGCATGGGACTTGTCCTGTCCAGTCACACAGTCTGAGCCTCCCTTCAGAGCTGTCTGGGTCCTGAACtatttaattgcttttctttgaatTCCTTAGGCATGGAGAAATAATCAGCTAATAACTGCAAATAACCACGTGCTGGTTTGCTTCAGTGTAACACAAtaaacacagagaaagcagatgTGCCCTCTCATTTGCTTCACAGAAAAGGTGAtgtgcagcagaggcagctggttACAGTGCACATTTACTAGTGGTACTGGGGGGTTTCCAAAACCAGCTCAAGCTCCCAACCAGGCACCCATCACACTTGTGGCAGTCAGGCTTCTCATGGTTTTCACTTAACCATGAAGCAACAGTTTTGTAAACaagtaaaaatgcagttttccttCATTCAACATGTAGTTTTCCTCACCCACTGCATTTGGCAAAGGATGCTAAATCCCAAAGTCCAGAAGAGGAACTCTAGCCAGAGGGGAAGATGGGCAGGTTGCTTTATTTGCTTCAGTGTTCTGTTCAGCtcagggagaaagggaagcaTATTGCATAGCACTGCCAAGGActgtaaaaaaagaacaagatgtgtaaaaaaaatatttatagtcTCCAGTCCCTCTGAAGGAGTACAAGTAGTTAAAGCTCTGAAAAGAGGTGGTGGCAGTTCTTTACTCCCATTGCTCTGCTGCAAACCAGTTGGAGCTTAGGAAGATTTGAAAGCAGCAATTTGAAAAGTTACAGTAGTTCTAATGCAAAGTCCCCACCCACTTACCACCTTCTAGAAATGGAGACAGAGGCTCCAGCTGGATGAAAAGTGCCTGAGGGCCGGTGCTGTAAAAGTGCCTTCTTTGGAGCCTCTCTGAGCCAGCACCTGGAATGATTTCTAACCCTTCTGCACTTAATACTTTACCACAGTCAGCATTTGTCAGATCATTTCAGCCTGGGAAAGGGCTGTACAGCtaaggcagctcctgctgctctcaggcCCTTTGTGACCTTGCAGGTGTCCAGCCCTGCTTTGTTGCTAGTTAATCCTGCCTTTCTGATGGTGCATCTCCTAGCACTCTGCTTGCCTGCAGTGTTCTGACAGCACCACTGAGCCTAGGGGAAGGGATTTGGGACTGCAGTTTCCCCAGCAACAGGAAGTGAAGAGCCAGGAGAGGTTAAGTCATGAGAGAACTTTCTAATTGCCCACAGACTCCATTATATGCccacagaggggaaaacagGGATAAAGTGGAGAGCCGGGGctggaagaaaacatttcttcctctttccttgtATTTCCAGCTGCTGATACAACTCCTGCCCAGCAGTCTGCTGCTTCCCAATTTTGCAAACTGCAGTGAAAGACAGGTTTCAGGTCTTactgaaaagaataaataatcATGTAAGTAGTAACAATGCAAAAATTCATTAAGCAAGTGGaaaaaagtgaacaaaaaaaccccaaagagcaAGAAACATGATGCAGGACTGGATGAAGAGTGCATCAACATCTTTTGTAAGCTCCTGCATCAGAAGAAAACTAATCTCTACTGTCTGTGGAATGAATAAAGGACAATGATACCGAGGAAGGTGGCAGGTGAAATATGGGACAGAGAACAGTAACCTGGAGGGGTTATCAGGTGCTGCAGGCCCCTACACAACACTCTCCACACTGCCTTCGCCTCTAAAGCGTGGCTCAGTCTGCATTTATCCTTAGTTTAATGCTGACTACAACCCCCATCTGCTTGGATGTACCCACCTAAGCCCTTGGCTGCCTTGCACTGGCCCTGGGGGTCTGAAGTCTTGCTACCATTCTCTCTTCAGCCACATAGATAATTCCTGCTCCAAGGCTATTTAACCTTTGCTCAATCATCTCTTTGCACTGGTTTAGAGAGCTGGTTtacccattttttcccattgccCATGGGGATGGGTGGTGCAAGATAGGCTGGACAGAGAGAGGAGCTCTAGGGCAGGGCTATCATTGTAGCAAGGGGATGGTAACTCCCAAGACTCAACAGCTGGTGGAAGGCAAGGGGACAGAGGAATAGCCTCATGTGCCAGCTCCACTGACAAGCTGTATGTTGGGTAACAGGATACAGTGGCAGTAGGCCAAGCACCTCTGCTTGGAAATGTCACCATTACTGTGTGGTTCCTCCTGTTGCAGTGGGAAAAGCAACACACAGGCTGTGTGGCACTGGGCCAGACTGCCCAGGGATGTGGCTGAGTTGCCATCCATGGGGGTATTTAGAAGGCATgaagatgtggcacttgggtaCATGGTCTAGTGGTGGGCTGGGCGGTGCTGGTTTAATGGGTGGATTCGATAATCTTGAGGGGCTTTTACAAGGTAACCAGTTCTATGATTCCATGTTCAGGAGAGGATCTCATTTCTGGTAACTTGCCATTCTCCAGCCCCTTATCGTCTTAACCTTCTGGTTTTGCACTCCCCTGACAAATCCAGACTGATTATAAGATATGGGGATGATGCTTGCAGGTTCACTGCAGTTTAAACACTTTAAATCAGTTAAGGAATTtactttttctgcttgttttgtaCATCTTCAGTTTGATAAAAACTGCTATGGAGCTGCAACTGCATCAGCAAAATTTCCAAGATCTCAAAAGGTGATGTTCAGCTAGAGCATCCCTAGGTTCCCTCAAGAGCCCCATTTCATAATCTATTTAACCATGAAGACCAAGGTCAGTCCATACCACTCTTCAACTGTACAGCAGGAAATTTACAGGTGATGAATACCTCAGTTTTGCACACCTGGAAATTGAGGTCATTGGGTTCTGATGGGTGGAAGATCCGTATTTAGGCACAACTCTCCTGATAGATGCTCCAAATCTTTTACATCTTAAGTGTGTTTCGTCAGtcatcttaattttttcttcccaacTGCACTTCAGTCCTGTATTTCCACAAGTAAttcatattattttattagGGAATCAGAGATAAGCCTTACCTTCTTGCTTAACATCTAGTGTGGTACTTCCCCTACATAAGGAAACACCCAAACCCAATCCCTcttttataattaaatttaaaagccaTTTGTAAAATGAATGGCATATTATCCAGAATTTGCTAGTGTGGAATCTAGGCACTGTTTTGTCACAGTATGCAAATCTCACCcaccctcccttcctccccctttttACAATACAAAATTTCTAGTTGCTGGCTGCAGGGGGAGACAGGTCCTCACCGTTTCTGGAATATCATTATTCCAGAAAGACATTCCAAAGGAATCACTGGTACTTGTGCTACGTAAGATATATCTAGAAATGACCTTTTGTCACACCACTAGAATTCCATCAACAACTATGTGACAATAGATGTTACCAAGCACTTACACTCTGGCTGTACCAGACGGACAAACTCTGGTAAC is part of the Cinclus cinclus chromosome 4, bCinCin1.1, whole genome shotgun sequence genome and encodes:
- the LOC134043653 gene encoding cytoglobin-1-like isoform X1 is translated as MSLSEAEVQSARGAWEKIFVDAEDNGTAVLVRMFTEHPDTKSYFTHFKGMDSAEEMKQSDQVRGHGKKVFSAINDMVQHLDNSEAFLGIVTPLGKKHATQLKIDPKNFRIICDIILQLMEEKFGGDCKASFEKVTNEICTHLNNIYKEEGW
- the LOC134043653 gene encoding cytoglobin-1-like isoform X2 produces the protein MAVIDQRMFTEHPDTKSYFTHFKGMDSAEEMKQSDQVRGHGKKVFSAINDMVQHLDNSEAFLGIVTPLGKKHATQLKIDPKNFRIICDIILQLMEEKFGGDCKASFEKVTNEICTHLNNIYKEEGW